The region ATCCAGCCTGTGATGTTGGCTGTCACTGACAGCTCGCGTGCCCCACAGCTACAGAAGCGCAAAAGTGGTCCAAGCTTTCTGTGCCCCGCGACAGGCAGACGACGGCAAAGCTAGCTTGTGGATATTTTCTGATATCCCAAATTTGGCTTGCCCATCAAAATCGACGACGGCGACAATAGGAGCCCTCCCGTTGAAACTACGATACTCTGTCAAATTGATCATCGTGACCTTGATATTCGAACACAACAGGATCACAAACACCAACGGTCCAAAACCCTGATTAAGGCCGCCAAACCTACCCAGccgacaaccacccccccaaaggCCATAAGCAACTTCGGCGCAGCAGATTATCCCCCCAGTTCGAACAAAAGAGGGGAAACCCCTAAACCGACCCCTCCACAAAACCCCCCATCATGCCGCTCGACACATCAACCTAcggcctcgccctccttcGCGTCGACGGACGGAGGTGGAACGAGCTCCGTCGCATCCACGGCCAAATCCGCACCCAAGCCGCAGCCGATGGTTCCTCCTACCTCGAAATGGGCCACACAAAAGTCATGTGCGTCGTCACCGGCCCTAGCGAGCCCGGTCCGCGccgtggaggagcagcaggggGGGccagcggcggcggtggatcGGGCGGGCAGTCCAAAGAcgcagaggtggtggtcaacATCGTCATTGCTGGGTTCAGTTCGGTAGAtaggaaaagaagggggaggggtgacaAGTAAAGCCCTCTGCTATACACCATACCCCTTGGCGGCTCACAGTTATGCTAACAAAAAAACATAGGCGCACCCTAGAAATGCAattcaccctctccaacaccctcgccgcGACCCTCCACacccacctcttcccccacTCCCAAATCAACATCTCCCTGCACGTGCTCTCCCAGGACGGCTCCCTCCTCGCAGCCctcatcaacgccgccaCGTTGGCGTGTGTGGACGCCGGTATCCCCATGACAGACTACGTGACCGCCTGCACGGCCGGTTCAACCTCAACATACGCCGCCAACGACGAGGGCGCCGACCCGTTGCTCGATCTTAACCAccaggaagagcaagaaCTACCCGGGCTGACAGTAGCCACCCTTGGTGAAAGCGACAAGGTCGTGGCGTTGGTGTGCGAGAGCAGAGTGCAGATCAGCCGGTTGGAGGGCATGCTGGCTGTGGGAGTGGACGGGTGTAAGCAAGTGAGAGAGATTCTGGATCAGGTTATCAAAGCGCAGGGGCGAAAGATGATCTTGGAGGGGACGGTAGACAAGGGGACGGGACTCAATGATATGGATCTGGATTAAGGCAGCATTGTCCCGTTGTCATATTGTATGTGTATCAGTGTGTTTGGTTGGAATGGCGTTTGGAGATAGGGTTTTATCCATCGGCCGGCGTTTTTGACAGGAACTTTAACGATAACAGACATGGGGGCAAGGCAATGCTTCAAAGGTGAGAAGAAGCCGGGTTCGTTTTGCCCTCATCAAAGTTCATTAATTCTCGTGGCCTGGAATTGGCTACCTACTTTTTGTGTTGCTGTGATGTGTGGCCTCGGTCAAAGAATGCGCAAAACAAAACTCCCGTTACTGGCCACCGGACAAAAGAGAGATAGAATACAACAAACTTTTAGTTTTCCTCGAAAATATCAAAGCTCGTCATGCTCTGCGGCAGGCCTGGCCCCGCACTGCTCGGCAGCACCAGTCTGGCACTCTGGTTCGGGATCCGTGGCCTCGGTCGCGGAGGACTCGGGTGGAACTCGAGTGGCGTTCTCTTCGGGAGTGAGAGGAGTGGGTTCCTCGCTGGTGGCGGCCTCAGTCGCGTCGGGGGTGTCCGCAGCAGTCGGGTCCGCCTCGGGCTCCGGAGTAGCCGGTGTGGGCTGCTCCACCGAGATGGCTACAATGCCCTCGGgaagcttcttcttggaaCCCTCACCCATACGAATGGCGTCGATCCAGCTCTCCACCGTGGTGTGCGCAAAGTCGGCACCCTCAAAGTGGCGCCACCAGCCCCTGCGAGCGTTAATGGCGATGATCTCCACCTCGTTGGTGAGATCGAGGGCCTTGAGGAGAGGGGCGGCGCCGTTGATGCTGGTGGGTACCTCgtagaaggggaagaggttgcGCTTGCCTTGGGCGTATTTGAAGGAGAGTTGGGCCAGGCTGTCGAGtgccttcttggccgagtCGCTTTCGCTGTTGGAGACAAAGGCAAGGACGCAGGTGTGAGACTTTTCGGTCAGGCACTCTTTGATCAGCTTCTCCTGGGAGTTGATGGTGGGAATGGGCAAGGCCTTCTCGATGATGACGGGGGCTTCTTGTGTTGGAACCTCGGACTCGGATTCGGCTGTGGATGACGACTCGGATGaatcggccttcttctcggccttcttctcggtcTTCTTCTCAGTCTTCTTCTcagtcttcttctcagctttcttttccttctttgcAGCCTTGGGCTTAGCAGGCGCTGGGTCAGGGTTGGGCGCTCCGGCTTGCGAGAGGAATGTGACCAAagcctccttcttgagctctCCGTCGTAGGTTACCGCCGGGGCATCTCCGCCCGGCAGAAGGATAAGGGTGGGATACTTGGTGATGCCGAACTTCTCCACGGCCTTGGCCTGAGTATTCCGCACCTGTCCGACTGTGATCACGTCGAGGAAGTCAATGGCAATGCTCTTGAGCAAGGAGGATGTAGTCCCCTTGTCAGTAAAGAGAAGAGCCTTTGGGGCGTCCTTCTCGTCATCCAAGAACTTATCCAGGGTCTTgtcctcaaccttgacaaCGTGGTTGTTCATGGCTTGCACCACAGCCTCGACAATACCGCTTGCTGTTCTTTGGCCATTGTAGTCTTGCACCATCGGCTTGCCACCTCCCTTCTTTGGCCTGACAATCTTGAGCGTTGGGAAGCCCTGCACGCCCATCTGACCGCAGAATTGCTTGttggcatcatcatcgcAGTCCACCGCGGCTACCTTGGCGATCCCAGCCAGGTTCTTGGCAGCCTTTTCGTAGGCTGGCTGAAGGTTCTTGCAGTGGCCGCACCATGGGGCATAGAATTCGACAATCTTGAGCGGAGGA is a window of Podospora pseudopauciseta strain CBS 411.78 chromosome 1, whole genome shotgun sequence DNA encoding:
- the SKI6 gene encoding Exosome non-catalytic core component (antiSMASH:Cluster_2; EggNog:ENOG503NW91; BUSCO:EOG0926407T; COG:J), translating into MPLDTSTYGLALLRVDGRRWNELRRIHGQIRTQAAADGSSYLEMGHTKVMCVVTGPSEPGPRRGGAAGGASGGGGSGGQSKDAEVVVNIVIAGFSSVDRKRRGRGDKRTLEMQFTLSNTLAATLHTHLFPHSQINISLHVLSQDGSLLAALINAATLACVDAGIPMTDYVTACTAGSTSTYAANDEGADPLLDLNHQEEQELPGLTVATLGESDKVVALVCESRVQISRLEGMLAVGVDGCKQVREILDQVIKAQGRKMILEGTVDKGTGLNDMDLD
- a CDS encoding hypothetical protein (antiSMASH:Cluster_2; COG:O; EggNog:ENOG503NYC8), whose protein sequence is MHHPTLCAVAVALLSALPGAQAGLYSKKSPVLQVDAKSYDRLIAKSNHTSIVEFYAPWCGHCKNLQPAYEKAAKNLAGIAKVAAVDCDDDANKQFCGQMGVQGFPTLKIVRPKKGGGKPMVQDYNGQRTASGIVEAVVQAMNNHVVKVEDKTLDKFLDDEKDAPKALLFTDKGTTSSLLKSIAIDFLDVITVGQVRNTQAKAVEKFGITKYPTLILLPGGDAPAVTYDGELKKEALVTFLSQAGAPNPDPAPAKPKAAKKEKKAEKKTEKKTEKKTEKKAEKKADSSESSSTAESESEVPTQEAPVIIEKALPIPTINSQEKLIKECLTEKSHTCVLAFVSNSESDSAKKALDSLAQLSFKYAQGKRNLFPFYEVPTSINGAAPLLKALDLTNEVEIIAINARRGWWRHFEGADFAHTTVESWIDAIRMGEGSKKKLPEGIVAISVEQPTPATPEPEADPTAADTPDATEAATSEEPTPLTPEENATRVPPESSATEATDPEPECQTGAAEQCGARPAAEHDEL